In a genomic window of Bacillus sp. (in: firmicutes):
- a CDS encoding undecaprenyl-diphosphatase: protein MDEKVFWAINRMSGRSSLLDKLMVLISNKIRYLYIFILIIMWFKKRTYKKTVIDAVISACITLIINILIKFFYFKPRPFIRRRVGILLPSKKDSSFPSKHTLLVFAISTTFFFYQRVLGSIILGVSFLTGLSRIWVGHHYPSDIIGSAILGSFTSLFIHKFSPYQNLKIPEK from the coding sequence GGATGAAAAAGTGTTTTGGGCAATAAATCGAATGTCAGGCCGTTCTTCATTATTAGATAAACTTATGGTACTAATTTCAAACAAGATTCGTTATTTATATATCTTTATTCTGATAATTATGTGGTTTAAAAAGAGAACTTATAAGAAAACTGTAATTGATGCCGTAATTTCAGCATGTATTACCTTAATAATTAATATTTTAATAAAGTTTTTTTATTTTAAGCCACGACCATTTATAAGAAGACGTGTAGGAATCCTTCTTCCATCAAAAAAAGATTCTTCATTTCCAAGTAAACATACTTTACTTGTATTTGCTATTTCAACTACTTTCTTTTTTTATCAACGTGTTCTCGGATCTATAATACTGGGAGTATCTTTCCTTACAGGATTGTCTCGCATTTGGGTAGGGCATCATTACCCTTCAGACATTATAGGAAGTGCTATATTAGGCTCTTTTACCAGCTTGTTCATACACAAATTTTCACCTTATCAAAATTTGAAAA